One window of the Gimesia sp. genome contains the following:
- a CDS encoding DUF1549 domain-containing protein has protein sequence MRIFTIALMLLIASLSSSVLTAAEKKPVLPADHAKRMQQGLEVFKKEIRPLLAAKCLKCHGGQSVKGDFDLSTRKKLLDSGMIEKTGKESYLMALVEHREEPYMPLKEEKLNDKEIASLSKWIDLGAPYDKPLATGNKAEAGPLAVTDEDRKFWSFQPLSQPAVPTVKSNDRARNEIDQFIIAAQQPKGLTPNAEVSKRTYIRRAYFDLIGLPPTPAEIEEFLADQSPDAYEKLIDRLLDSPRYGERWARHWLDIARFAESHGFEHDYDRNYAYHYRDFVIKALNQDMPYDQFVRWQLAGDEIAPENPLALMATGFLGAGVFPTQITANEVERTRYDALDDMLNTTGLAMLGLSVGCARCHDHKFDPIPTRDYYRMLSTFTTTVRTEIEIDLDPEKYQREKAAFDQAHAPLVKALRDYEANQLNPQFKQWLTQGKVDRSQLDQWIVPEVSSHSSKGKARFEKLEDGSILVSGPNINQDHYTFRLKTSVSPLRSIRLETLTHRSLPHQGPGRAVNGNFSLTAFKVKAKSLNEKEAKSQDLKLTNARATHEQNQTTLSAASAIDGQYGSGWAVDLGGIGKDQAIVFDLKEPLEFTGETELTITMSFTNNVNHSIGHPRFSVSSASAPPVKTGTGSPEQLAQALQFVAQGDLKKLNAGLKQILKRYYREQDSEWVALSGKVEQHLKTEPQPALTKVMICSEGPEIKPVRHHSQGKDFFDVTYYLTRGDTDQKGKVAEQGFLQVLMRNPGQEQKWIEEPPQSATTSYRRTSLANWMTDTNQGAGALLARVLVNRLWQHHMGAGIVSTPNDFGLQGERPTHPELLDFLANQLIKHQWHLKPLHKEIMLSATYRQSTDFAADKAKIDPENKLHWRRTPQRLEGEAIRDSILYVGDRLDTTMYGPGSLKTDNQRRSIYFKIKRSQLIPMMQLFDAPEALVSIGQRSSTTIAPQALLFMNADFIRESAKSFAKRIQQQPDSLERAVADAYQIALGRQPTASETAISVEFIKQHEQSYTAEKKAEPRLLALTDFTHALLSTNEFIYPN, from the coding sequence ATGCGAATTTTTACCATCGCGCTCATGTTGTTAATCGCCAGCCTGTCCAGCAGCGTACTGACCGCCGCGGAAAAGAAACCAGTGCTCCCGGCTGACCACGCGAAACGAATGCAGCAGGGACTGGAGGTGTTCAAGAAAGAAATCCGCCCCCTGCTGGCTGCGAAATGTCTGAAATGTCATGGGGGCCAGTCTGTCAAAGGAGACTTTGACCTCTCCACCCGTAAGAAGCTGCTCGACAGCGGTATGATTGAAAAGACCGGCAAAGAGAGCTACCTGATGGCTCTGGTCGAACACCGCGAAGAGCCCTACATGCCGCTCAAGGAGGAGAAGCTCAACGACAAAGAGATTGCCAGCCTCTCGAAATGGATCGATCTGGGCGCTCCCTACGACAAACCGCTGGCCACCGGCAACAAAGCAGAAGCCGGCCCACTCGCAGTAACAGACGAAGATCGAAAGTTCTGGTCGTTTCAGCCGCTGAGTCAACCTGCCGTCCCGACGGTGAAATCTAACGACCGGGCCCGCAATGAGATCGATCAGTTTATCATCGCTGCCCAGCAACCCAAAGGTTTAACCCCCAACGCAGAGGTCAGTAAACGCACCTATATCCGCCGCGCTTATTTCGACCTGATCGGCCTGCCCCCCACACCCGCGGAAATCGAAGAATTCCTGGCAGACCAGAGTCCCGACGCCTATGAAAAACTGATCGATCGGCTGCTCGACAGCCCCCGCTATGGAGAGCGTTGGGCACGGCACTGGCTCGACATCGCCCGTTTCGCAGAGAGCCACGGCTTCGAACACGACTACGACCGCAACTATGCCTATCACTATCGCGATTTTGTCATCAAGGCCCTCAACCAGGACATGCCTTACGATCAATTTGTCCGCTGGCAGTTGGCGGGGGATGAAATCGCTCCTGAAAATCCACTGGCACTGATGGCGACGGGCTTTCTGGGCGCAGGTGTTTTTCCAACCCAGATCACGGCCAATGAAGTAGAACGCACCCGCTATGACGCATTGGATGACATGCTCAACACCACCGGTCTGGCCATGCTGGGACTGAGCGTCGGCTGTGCCCGCTGCCACGATCATAAGTTTGACCCCATCCCCACCCGCGATTACTACCGGATGCTCTCGACATTCACCACGACCGTCCGCACCGAGATTGAAATCGATCTCGATCCCGAAAAATATCAGCGAGAGAAAGCCGCCTTTGACCAGGCACACGCGCCACTGGTCAAAGCGTTGCGCGACTATGAAGCGAATCAGCTCAACCCGCAGTTCAAACAGTGGCTCACGCAGGGTAAAGTCGACCGCAGTCAGCTGGATCAGTGGATTGTTCCCGAAGTCTCCAGTCATTCATCCAAGGGGAAAGCCCGCTTTGAAAAACTAGAAGATGGCTCGATCCTGGTCAGTGGCCCGAATATCAACCAGGATCACTACACATTCCGCCTGAAAACCAGCGTGAGTCCCCTGCGTTCCATTCGCCTGGAAACATTGACACATCGCAGCCTGCCCCACCAGGGCCCCGGTCGCGCGGTGAACGGCAACTTTTCGCTAACCGCATTTAAGGTCAAAGCCAAATCACTGAATGAGAAAGAGGCGAAGAGCCAGGACCTGAAGCTGACCAACGCCCGTGCGACGCACGAGCAGAACCAGACCACTCTCTCTGCAGCCAGCGCCATCGATGGGCAATACGGATCCGGCTGGGCGGTTGACCTGGGTGGAATCGGCAAGGACCAGGCGATTGTTTTCGATCTGAAAGAGCCGCTGGAGTTCACAGGCGAAACCGAGCTAACAATCACCATGTCATTCACCAACAATGTGAATCATAGCATTGGACACCCGCGGTTTTCGGTCAGCAGCGCGAGTGCCCCCCCTGTCAAAACAGGAACTGGCAGCCCTGAACAGCTGGCCCAGGCCCTGCAGTTTGTAGCGCAGGGAGACCTGAAGAAGCTGAATGCAGGACTGAAACAGATTCTCAAGCGATACTATCGCGAACAGGATTCCGAGTGGGTTGCGTTGTCCGGCAAGGTCGAACAGCATCTGAAAACAGAACCTCAGCCCGCGTTGACGAAAGTCATGATCTGCAGTGAAGGCCCCGAAATCAAACCGGTCCGGCACCACAGTCAGGGGAAAGACTTCTTCGACGTCACATACTACCTGACGCGGGGTGATACCGATCAAAAGGGGAAAGTCGCCGAACAGGGTTTCCTGCAGGTACTGATGAGAAACCCCGGGCAGGAACAGAAGTGGATTGAAGAACCTCCGCAGTCAGCGACCACCTCGTATCGACGCACTTCACTGGCCAACTGGATGACCGATACCAATCAGGGTGCCGGTGCCCTGCTGGCCCGGGTGTTGGTGAACCGACTCTGGCAGCATCACATGGGAGCCGGCATCGTCAGCACGCCGAACGACTTCGGTCTGCAGGGGGAACGCCCCACACATCCAGAGTTGCTCGACTTCCTGGCGAACCAGCTCATCAAACACCAGTGGCACCTCAAGCCGCTGCACAAAGAGATCATGCTCAGCGCTACGTATCGACAGTCAACCGACTTCGCTGCAGACAAAGCAAAGATAGATCCCGAAAACAAGCTGCACTGGCGTCGTACACCTCAGCGTCTGGAAGGGGAAGCCATTCGTGATTCGATTCTGTATGTCGGCGATCGGCTGGATACAACCATGTACGGTCCCGGTTCGCTGAAGACCGACAACCAGCGTCGCAGTATCTATTTCAAAATCAAACGGAGTCAGCTGATTCCAATGATGCAGCTCTTCGATGCCCCGGAAGCACTGGTCAGCATCGGTCAACGCTCGAGCACCACTATCGCCCCGCAGGCCCTGTTGTTCATGAATGCCGACTTTATCCGCGAGAGTGCGAAGTCCTTCGCCAAGCGTATCCAGCAGCAGCCAGACTCGCTGGAGCGGGCAGTCGCGGATGCCTATCAGATCGCATTGGGACGTCAGCCGACCGCCAGTGAAACGGCGATCTCAGTCGAATTTATCAAACAGCATGAGCAGTCCTATACCGCGGAGAAGAAGGCGGAACCGCGACTGCTGGCGTTAACCGACTTCACGCATGCGTTGCTCAGTACCAATGAATTCATCTATCCCAACTAA
- a CDS encoding LamG-like jellyroll fold domain-containing protein, with amino-acid sequence MNSPPSSDNRTVQLIDALLQETISESEQMELEQILKKDADQRQVYIDYLQVHSGLASWTAETRDADPWVPQHVETRTDSQWNASRFVLLLISSVVAATLLLSLSYYAGWSIGSGQESQIVNIPETKSSENSPAASEPQTDHIALLTQAVGVEWETPRDLQAGAGLSAGWLKLKSGTIQVEMISGASVLIEGPAAIKLISPLKAFCEYGKVRASVPEQAQGFSVATSRLNVVDLGTEFTLSLDETGNGQVQVIDGKVELHAANQQQSAPPLQSLTTGEGVNFDAQGTLNELQEAIRPLIDLEELSQLAARQQEQQLSHWREQNQRLKTDPSLLAYYDFEEPSNWVRTLKNKARQPLSSATDGAIVGCQWTSGRWPDKQGLEFKRTSDRVRLQIPGEYQSLTFMAWVRIEGFDRWLSSLMLTDGFQPGNPHWQLSDKGEIILGVNTGEVKNFFSPVVLQPTDLGRWIFLVTVYDHQKREVVHYLDGVPVSHHKIEKPVPLIIGPAEIGNWRPQNHSGAHSIRSLNGRLDEFALFGRALSADEISRLYQAGKPGS; translated from the coding sequence ATGAATTCACCCCCTTCTTCCGACAATCGAACCGTTCAGCTGATCGATGCCCTGCTCCAGGAAACCATCAGCGAATCTGAACAGATGGAGCTGGAGCAAATTCTCAAAAAGGACGCCGACCAGCGTCAGGTCTACATTGACTATCTGCAAGTGCACTCCGGTCTGGCCAGTTGGACCGCCGAGACACGAGACGCCGATCCGTGGGTTCCACAGCATGTTGAGACGCGAACGGACTCCCAGTGGAATGCCTCTCGGTTTGTCCTCTTGCTAATTTCCTCTGTCGTCGCAGCAACCCTCCTGCTGTCGCTCTCCTATTACGCTGGCTGGAGCATTGGATCCGGACAAGAGTCACAAATCGTTAATATTCCGGAAACGAAATCCTCTGAGAACTCTCCCGCCGCCAGTGAACCGCAAACCGATCACATCGCTCTGCTCACCCAGGCCGTGGGCGTTGAGTGGGAAACACCCCGCGATCTCCAGGCCGGTGCCGGTCTGTCGGCCGGCTGGTTGAAACTGAAAAGCGGTACGATTCAGGTCGAGATGATCAGCGGCGCCTCGGTGCTCATCGAAGGTCCCGCAGCGATCAAGCTGATCTCACCCCTTAAAGCATTCTGTGAATACGGAAAGGTGCGAGCCTCTGTTCCGGAGCAGGCTCAGGGATTTTCCGTCGCCACCTCCCGACTGAATGTGGTTGATCTGGGTACGGAATTTACCCTCTCCCTGGATGAAACCGGGAACGGACAGGTGCAGGTCATTGATGGCAAGGTCGAACTGCACGCTGCCAACCAGCAGCAAAGTGCTCCACCGCTGCAGAGCCTGACTACCGGAGAAGGAGTCAATTTCGATGCCCAGGGAACTCTGAACGAGTTACAGGAAGCGATCCGACCGCTGATCGACCTGGAAGAACTTTCTCAACTCGCGGCCCGTCAGCAAGAGCAACAGTTATCACACTGGCGTGAGCAGAACCAGCGCCTCAAGACAGATCCGAGCCTGCTCGCCTATTATGACTTTGAAGAGCCATCAAACTGGGTCCGGACACTGAAGAACAAAGCCCGACAGCCATTGTCCTCTGCGACGGATGGCGCGATTGTCGGCTGCCAGTGGACTTCAGGTCGCTGGCCCGATAAACAGGGACTCGAATTCAAACGAACCAGTGACCGTGTACGGCTGCAGATTCCGGGGGAATACCAGTCCCTCACATTTATGGCCTGGGTTCGTATCGAAGGCTTCGACCGCTGGTTGAGCTCTCTGATGCTGACCGATGGCTTCCAACCCGGTAATCCCCACTGGCAGTTAAGTGACAAAGGGGAGATCATTCTCGGCGTGAATACCGGCGAGGTGAAGAACTTTTTCTCCCCCGTCGTCCTGCAGCCTACCGACCTGGGCCGCTGGATTTTCCTGGTCACAGTTTACGATCATCAGAAACGCGAAGTCGTACATTACCTGGACGGCGTTCCCGTCAGTCATCATAAAATCGAAAAGCCGGTCCCGTTGATCATTGGCCCTGCGGAAATCGGAAACTGGCGTCCCCAGAATCACTCGGGCGCACACAGCATCCGCAGTCTGAATGGCCGCCTGGATGAGTTTGCCCTGTTTGGTCGGGCACTTTCCGCAGATGAGATTTCCAGACTGTACCAGGCCGGAAAACCAGGTTCTTAA
- a CDS encoding acyl carrier protein has translation MAPEQIRSVILDILARIAPDEDLSELDDSVPFRDQMELDSMDFLDIVMELRKLYRVQIPEEDYGELVTMDSTVTYLTPLLKDAESTV, from the coding sequence ATGGCGCCGGAACAAATCAGATCGGTTATCTTGGATATCTTGGCTCGAATTGCTCCCGATGAAGATCTTTCGGAACTAGATGATAGCGTTCCTTTTCGGGATCAGATGGAACTGGACAGCATGGACTTTCTGGATATCGTCATGGAGCTGCGAAAGCTCTATCGCGTGCAGATTCCGGAAGAAGACTACGGCGAACTGGTAACCATGGACAGCACCGTGACCTACCTGACTCCCCTCCTGAAGGATGCTGAAAGCACCGTCTGA
- a CDS encoding beta-ketoacyl-[acyl-carrier-protein] synthase family protein, whose amino-acid sequence MDDQSRIVITGIGLTAPNGNNLEEFRQSLLAGRSGVVDYDIRYMGHVLAGVCDFDELRYQKRKEVRRGTRAGSIAVYCANEAVNQSGLDWENVARDRVGVYLGITEHGNVETENEVYEISQFDYDTKVWSHHHNPRTVANNPAGEVTLNLGITGPHLTLGAACAAGNAGFIQGVQMLRLNEVDMALCGGVSESIHTFGIFASFQSQGALAVNEDPTKACRPFDVNRNGIVVAEGGAVCTLERLPDALARGATIYGEIVGYAMNSDASDFVLPNSSRQAECIRLALDRAGLEPSDIDILSSHATATHQGDIEEAKALASVFGDCPNLAINNTKSFIGHAMGAAGALELLGNLPAFDDGIAHATLNLDDLDPECKLSQIVANEPRQMEQVECILNNSFGMLGINSVLIVKKYAT is encoded by the coding sequence ATGGATGATCAAAGCCGGATTGTCATTACCGGAATTGGCCTGACAGCTCCAAATGGCAATAACCTGGAGGAATTTCGGCAAAGTCTGCTGGCAGGACGTTCGGGTGTTGTAGATTACGACATTCGTTACATGGGGCATGTCCTCGCGGGTGTCTGTGATTTCGATGAACTGCGTTATCAGAAACGTAAAGAAGTCCGCCGGGGTACACGTGCGGGCTCCATCGCTGTCTACTGTGCGAACGAAGCCGTCAATCAGTCCGGCCTCGACTGGGAAAATGTCGCCCGCGACCGCGTCGGCGTTTATCTGGGCATTACAGAGCACGGCAACGTCGAGACCGAGAACGAAGTCTACGAGATTTCGCAGTTCGACTACGATACAAAAGTCTGGTCGCACCACCACAATCCCCGTACCGTGGCGAATAACCCGGCTGGGGAAGTCACGTTGAATCTGGGTATCACCGGTCCGCACCTCACACTCGGTGCTGCCTGTGCTGCCGGGAATGCTGGATTTATTCAGGGCGTGCAGATGCTGCGGCTGAATGAAGTCGATATGGCCCTGTGTGGTGGTGTTTCTGAGAGTATTCACACGTTTGGAATCTTCGCCAGCTTCCAGAGCCAGGGCGCTCTGGCCGTCAATGAAGATCCGACCAAAGCCTGTCGTCCCTTCGACGTGAACCGGAACGGGATCGTCGTCGCCGAAGGGGGCGCGGTCTGCACTTTGGAACGTCTTCCCGACGCATTGGCACGTGGAGCCACCATTTACGGTGAAATCGTCGGCTACGCCATGAATTCCGATGCCAGCGATTTCGTGCTCCCCAACTCCTCGCGTCAGGCAGAATGTATTCGGCTGGCCCTCGATCGGGCGGGGCTGGAACCTTCCGATATTGATATCCTGAGCAGTCATGCCACCGCCACCCACCAGGGAGATATTGAGGAAGCCAAGGCACTCGCTTCCGTGTTTGGGGATTGCCCCAATCTGGCGATTAACAACACCAAGAGCTTTATCGGCCATGCGATGGGCGCTGCGGGGGCTCTCGAACTGCTGGGGAATCTGCCCGCCTTTGATGATGGTATCGCGCATGCGACTTTGAATCTGGATGACCTTGATCCGGAGTGTAAACTCTCACAGATCGTAGCCAATGAGCCACGACAGATGGAACAGGTTGAGTGCATTCTGAATAACTCCTTCGGGATGCTGGGAATCAATTCGGTTCTGATTGTGAAAAAGTACGCTACCTGA
- a CDS encoding sigma-70 family RNA polymerase sigma factor, whose protein sequence is MDSNRDTTEKPEMTAGALPDEHFVSQLARHHSLIRGFIGTLLPHQTDAEDVFQQTCLVLWRKCQTFDTSQSFAAWACGIAFYEVKNFQRVQSRDRHYFSDEVLSLIAAQQNKSLPESEQRKQALQDCIQKLDNENRKLILDCYHGPQTIQEVADQLGRSRDAIYKKLARLRLKLMDCMQQSLPSTEAGS, encoded by the coding sequence ATGGACTCAAACCGAGATACAACCGAAAAGCCTGAAATGACGGCAGGCGCCCTGCCCGATGAGCATTTCGTCTCTCAGCTGGCCCGGCATCACAGCCTGATCCGGGGCTTTATCGGTACGCTGCTGCCGCACCAGACCGACGCGGAAGATGTTTTCCAACAGACCTGCCTGGTCCTGTGGCGTAAATGCCAGACCTTCGATACCTCTCAGAGTTTTGCTGCCTGGGCCTGCGGGATCGCTTTCTATGAGGTGAAGAACTTCCAACGGGTTCAGAGCCGGGACCGTCATTATTTCTCCGATGAAGTCCTCTCGCTGATCGCAGCCCAGCAGAATAAGTCACTGCCGGAGTCAGAACAGCGGAAACAGGCTCTGCAGGACTGCATTCAGAAACTGGACAATGAGAACCGAAAACTGATTCTCGACTGTTACCATGGCCCACAGACGATTCAGGAAGTCGCTGATCAGCTGGGCCGCTCCCGAGATGCGATCTACAAAAAGCTCGCCCGTCTGCGTCTGAAACTCATGGACTGCATGCAGCAGTCACTACCATCCACGGAGGCAGGCTCATGA
- a CDS encoding DUF1501 domain-containing protein — translation MSQPITELPTISLNQLMARRQLLKRAGSGIGTLGLLSLLQQEGLLETSQAAPAVRPNNPLAPKEPHMPAKAKAVIWLFINGGPSQVDTWDYKPELEKRDGVALEGFDNKTGFFQNAVGPLMKSPFKFKQYGESGKWVSDIFPQLSQHVDKMAFIHSGHTESNNHSPALFMMNCGVPKMGHPCVGSWVTYGLGSESDSLPAFVVMSDPLGRGLPKGHSLNWGAGFLPSVYQGTYLRPTGEPIDNLQPPSVLTNKGRQRSQLDLVKALNRQHLEQNEGDQELAARIESFELAYRMQSAAPEALDISKEPKHLQDQYGIGNKQCEHFAKQCLIARRMVERGTRFVQIYSGGMENQRSWDGHQDIKGNHSGFAGETDQPIAALLGDLEARGLLDETLVIWGGEFGRLPIAQKGANPGRDHNPHAFTTWLAGGGVKAGTTYGATDEIGFKAAENKVHVNDLHATILRLLGMDHEKLTYLYSGRRFRLTDVGGHVIDELIA, via the coding sequence ATGTCACAACCTATCACAGAACTGCCGACCATTTCACTCAATCAATTAATGGCCCGCCGACAGCTGCTCAAACGAGCCGGCAGCGGCATCGGTACGCTGGGCCTGCTCAGCCTGCTGCAACAGGAGGGACTCCTGGAAACCAGCCAGGCCGCTCCGGCTGTGCGCCCCAACAATCCGCTGGCACCGAAAGAACCCCATATGCCCGCGAAAGCAAAAGCGGTCATCTGGCTGTTTATCAATGGTGGACCGAGCCAGGTTGATACATGGGATTATAAACCCGAACTGGAAAAGCGGGATGGCGTGGCTCTGGAAGGGTTTGACAACAAGACCGGCTTCTTTCAAAACGCGGTCGGACCGCTGATGAAAAGCCCCTTCAAATTCAAACAGTATGGCGAATCAGGGAAATGGGTCTCGGATATTTTCCCGCAACTCTCCCAGCACGTCGATAAGATGGCCTTCATTCACTCGGGGCATACAGAATCAAACAATCACAGCCCCGCGCTGTTCATGATGAATTGCGGCGTCCCCAAAATGGGGCATCCCTGTGTCGGTTCCTGGGTCACTTACGGACTGGGTTCCGAAAGCGACAGCCTGCCGGCCTTCGTGGTGATGTCCGATCCCCTGGGACGCGGTCTACCCAAAGGACACAGCCTGAACTGGGGCGCCGGGTTTCTGCCCAGCGTTTACCAGGGAACGTATCTCAGACCAACCGGTGAGCCCATCGACAACCTGCAACCGCCGTCAGTATTAACCAACAAAGGACGCCAGCGCTCGCAGCTTGATCTCGTAAAAGCTCTCAACCGACAGCATCTGGAACAGAACGAAGGAGACCAGGAACTGGCGGCCCGCATCGAAAGTTTTGAGCTCGCGTATCGCATGCAGAGTGCGGCTCCCGAAGCATTAGACATTTCGAAGGAGCCGAAACACCTGCAGGATCAGTACGGCATTGGCAACAAGCAGTGTGAGCATTTCGCAAAACAATGCCTGATCGCGCGGCGGATGGTGGAACGGGGAACCCGCTTCGTACAGATCTACTCCGGCGGGATGGAGAATCAGCGGAGCTGGGACGGACACCAGGACATCAAAGGAAATCACAGTGGCTTCGCCGGCGAAACCGATCAGCCGATCGCCGCTCTCCTGGGAGACCTGGAGGCCCGCGGCCTGCTCGATGAAACGCTGGTGATCTGGGGCGGTGAATTCGGCCGCCTGCCGATCGCTCAAAAAGGGGCGAATCCAGGACGCGATCATAATCCGCACGCGTTTACCACCTGGCTGGCCGGCGGTGGCGTTAAAGCGGGAACGACATACGGAGCCACCGATGAAATCGGCTTCAAAGCAGCGGAGAACAAAGTGCATGTGAATGATCTACACGCCACGATCTTACGACTGCTGGGAATGGATCATGAAAAGCTGACCTACCTCTACAGCGGACGCCGATTCCGCCTGACCGATGTGGGTGGTCACGTGATTGATGAGCTGATTGCCTGA